A window from Pseudomonas kribbensis encodes these proteins:
- a CDS encoding SDR family oxidoreductase, with protein sequence MQNRMMITGAGSGLGREIALRWAREGWQLALSDVSEPGLQETLKLVREAGGDGFIQRCDVRDYSQLTAFAQACEVKFGGIDIIVNNAGVASGGFFSELSLEDWDWQIAINLMGVVKGCKAFLPLLEQSKGKIINIASMAALMQGPAMSNYNVAKAGVVALSESLLIELAQQEVGVHVVCPSFFQTNLLDSFRGPTPAMKAQVGKLLESSPITAADIADYIYKQVAAGEFMILPHEQGRMAWAIKQKNPQLLYSEMTAMAEKMRAKAKQNNG encoded by the coding sequence ATGCAAAATCGCATGATGATCACTGGCGCGGGCTCCGGCCTGGGTCGCGAAATCGCGCTGCGCTGGGCGCGTGAAGGCTGGCAACTGGCCTTGTCGGATGTCAGTGAGCCGGGCCTGCAGGAAACCCTCAAACTGGTGCGCGAGGCCGGTGGCGATGGCTTTATCCAGCGCTGCGACGTGCGCGATTACAGCCAGCTCACCGCATTCGCCCAGGCCTGCGAAGTGAAGTTCGGTGGTATCGATATCATCGTCAACAACGCCGGTGTGGCGTCGGGCGGGTTCTTCAGCGAACTGTCGCTGGAAGACTGGGACTGGCAGATCGCGATCAACCTGATGGGTGTGGTCAAGGGCTGCAAGGCGTTCCTGCCACTGCTGGAACAGAGCAAGGGCAAGATCATCAACATCGCTTCGATGGCGGCGCTGATGCAAGGCCCGGCGATGAGCAACTACAACGTGGCCAAGGCAGGTGTTGTGGCATTGTCCGAAAGTCTGCTGATCGAACTGGCCCAGCAGGAAGTCGGTGTCCATGTGGTTTGCCCGTCGTTTTTCCAGACCAATCTGCTGGACTCGTTCCGCGGTCCGACACCGGCCATGAAAGCCCAGGTCGGCAAGTTGCTGGAAAGTTCACCGATTACCGCCGCCGATATCGCCGACTACATCTACAAGCAGGTCGCTGCCGGCGAGTTCATGATCCTGCCCCACGAACAGGGCCGCATGGCCTGGGCGATCAAGCAGAAGAACCCGCAGCTGCTGTACAGCGAAATGACCGCGATGGCCGAAAAGATGCGCGCCAAGGCCAAACAGAACAACGGCTGA
- a CDS encoding DUF3309 family protein: MDMGTILIIILILLLIGGLPVFPHSRSWGYGPSGIIGVVLVVLLVLLLLGRI; the protein is encoded by the coding sequence ATCGACATGGGCACAATTCTTATCATTATCCTGATCCTGTTGCTGATCGGTGGTCTGCCGGTCTTCCCGCACTCCAGAAGTTGGGGTTACGGTCCTTCGGGCATTATCGGCGTAGTGCTGGTTGTACTGTTGGTGCTGCTGTTGCTCGGCCGCATATGA
- a CDS encoding LTA synthase family protein, whose protein sequence is MANPDALNQQRSSSRLLQPTVKSHLAYTLLCALVMMVMFSVLRLALLVYNREMILDTPASTFLEAFANGLRFDLRLVVYLCVPMVLALFSARAMAARGFFRLWLTVTSSIALFLGLMEMDFYREFHQRLNGLVFQYVKEDPKTVMSMLWYGFPVVRYLLAWAVGTVILTLAFKGADRLTRPRGPFSGGNVGTRQVAPWYARLAVFVVCLLICVVAVRGTLRQGPPLRWGDVYTTESNFANQLGLNGTLSLIAAAKDRMGEDRNNIWKATLPQDQAQKVVRDMLVMPDDKLVDADIAAVRRDYTPPADKTLPIKNVVVILMESMAGHSVGALGAPGNITPYLDKLSKEGLLFDRFFSNGTHTHQGMFATMACFPNLPGFEYLMQTPEGSHKLSGLPQLLSARKYDDVYVYNGDFAWDNQSGFFSNQGMTNFVGRNDFVNPVFSDPTWGVSDQDMFDRGLVELKARENGKPFYALLQTLSNHTPYALPTPLPVERVTDRGTLNEHLTAMRYADWALGQFFEKARKEPYFKETLFVIVGDHGFGNERQITEMDLGRFNVPMLMIAPGIQEKFGTRDHTVGTQIDIVPTIMGRLGGEVRHQCWGRDLLNLPAGDTGFGVIKPSGSEQTTAIVTADQILVLPKEKEMAPKIYQYQLGANPSAEIIPDAPRTAELKLKLEAFLQTATKSLLDNTAGVINGKPD, encoded by the coding sequence ATGGCAAACCCGGACGCCCTGAATCAGCAGCGATCTTCCAGTCGCCTGCTGCAACCGACCGTCAAATCGCATCTGGCCTACACGCTCTTGTGCGCGCTGGTCATGATGGTGATGTTTTCCGTGCTGCGCCTCGCGCTGCTGGTCTACAACCGCGAGATGATCCTCGACACCCCGGCTTCGACCTTCCTCGAAGCCTTCGCCAACGGCCTGCGTTTCGACCTGCGCCTGGTGGTCTACCTCTGCGTTCCGATGGTGCTGGCGCTGTTCAGTGCCCGGGCCATGGCCGCGCGTGGGTTCTTCCGCCTGTGGCTGACCGTGACCTCCAGCATCGCGCTGTTCCTCGGCCTGATGGAAATGGACTTCTACCGTGAGTTCCACCAGCGCCTCAACGGCCTGGTGTTCCAGTACGTGAAGGAAGACCCGAAAACCGTGATGAGCATGCTCTGGTACGGTTTCCCGGTGGTGCGCTACCTGCTGGCCTGGGCCGTGGGCACGGTGATCCTGACGCTGGCGTTCAAGGGTGCCGACCGCCTGACCCGTCCGCGTGGTCCGTTCAGCGGCGGCAACGTCGGCACCCGTCAGGTGGCGCCATGGTATGCGCGTCTGGCGGTGTTCGTGGTATGCCTGCTGATCTGTGTGGTCGCCGTGCGTGGCACCCTGCGTCAGGGCCCGCCGCTGCGCTGGGGTGACGTGTACACCACCGAATCGAACTTCGCCAACCAGCTCGGCCTCAATGGCACCCTGTCGCTGATCGCGGCAGCCAAGGACCGCATGGGCGAAGACCGCAACAACATCTGGAAGGCCACGCTGCCGCAGGATCAGGCGCAGAAAGTCGTACGCGACATGCTGGTGATGCCGGACGACAAACTGGTCGATGCCGACATCGCCGCCGTGCGTCGTGACTACACGCCGCCAGCCGACAAGACGCTGCCGATCAAGAACGTCGTCGTGATCCTCATGGAAAGCATGGCCGGTCACTCGGTGGGCGCCCTGGGCGCGCCGGGCAACATCACGCCGTACCTCGACAAGCTGTCGAAGGAAGGTCTGCTGTTCGACCGCTTCTTCTCCAACGGCACCCACACCCACCAGGGCATGTTCGCCACCATGGCGTGCTTCCCGAACCTGCCGGGCTTCGAATATCTGATGCAGACCCCGGAAGGCAGCCACAAACTGTCCGGCCTGCCGCAGCTGCTCAGCGCGCGCAAGTATGACGACGTCTACGTCTACAACGGTGACTTTGCCTGGGACAACCAGTCCGGTTTCTTCAGCAACCAGGGCATGACCAACTTCGTTGGCCGCAATGACTTCGTCAACCCGGTATTCTCCGATCCGACCTGGGGTGTGTCTGACCAGGACATGTTCGACCGCGGTCTGGTGGAACTGAAGGCACGGGAAAACGGCAAGCCGTTCTACGCGCTGCTGCAAACCCTGTCCAACCACACGCCGTACGCCTTGCCGACGCCATTGCCGGTCGAGCGCGTGACCGACCGTGGCACGCTCAACGAGCACCTGACCGCCATGCGTTACGCAGACTGGGCACTGGGCCAGTTCTTCGAGAAGGCCCGCAAGGAGCCTTACTTCAAGGAAACCCTGTTCGTCATCGTCGGCGACCACGGCTTCGGCAACGAGCGTCAGATCACCGAAATGGACCTGGGCCGCTTCAACGTACCGATGCTGATGATCGCACCGGGCATCCAGGAAAAATTCGGTACCCGTGACCACACCGTAGGTACGCAGATCGACATCGTGCCGACCATCATGGGTCGTCTGGGTGGCGAAGTGCGTCATCAGTGCTGGGGTCGTGACCTGCTCAACCTGCCGGCAGGTGACACCGGTTTCGGCGTGATCAAGCCGTCGGGCAGCGAGCAGACCACTGCCATCGTGACGGCCGACCAGATCCTGGTGCTGCCGAAAGAGAAGGAAATGGCGCCGAAGATCTACCAGTACCAACTGGGCGCGAATCCTTCGGCTGAAATCATTCCGGACGCACCGCGTACCGCCGAGTTGAAACTCAAGCTCGAAGCGTTCCTGCAGACGGCTACCAAGAGCCTGCTCGACAACACCGCCGGTGTGATTAACGGCAAGCCGGACTGA
- a CDS encoding START domain-containing protein — protein sequence MGSLHRIAVLCGLTAVLATSAAQAEDWKVAKNEDGIKVSLSEVPGSDYKSYQGVTLMKTTVAKLRALQEDVSGACAWIHECKTQKLLKHEGDQSWTYTQFNTPWPVTPRDSILHVTTVEGADGSLTRNLEGVPKYLPEEKGFVRVAQVKGFWKFVPKGDQVEVTYQVHTEPGGSVPSMIANKFVVDAPFNTLKALKERAEK from the coding sequence ATGGGTTCGCTGCATCGTATCGCTGTGTTGTGTGGTTTGACTGCCGTGCTGGCCACTTCGGCTGCCCAGGCTGAAGACTGGAAAGTGGCCAAGAACGAAGACGGCATCAAGGTCTCCCTGAGCGAAGTGCCGGGTTCGGACTACAAGTCGTATCAGGGCGTGACCTTGATGAAGACCACCGTCGCCAAACTGCGCGCACTGCAGGAAGACGTTTCCGGTGCCTGTGCCTGGATTCACGAGTGCAAGACCCAGAAACTGCTCAAGCACGAAGGCGACCAGAGCTGGACCTACACCCAGTTCAATACGCCATGGCCGGTAACCCCGCGCGACTCGATCCTGCACGTCACCACCGTTGAAGGCGCCGATGGCAGCCTGACCCGCAATCTGGAAGGCGTGCCGAAGTACCTGCCGGAAGAAAAAGGCTTTGTGCGTGTAGCGCAGGTCAAAGGCTTCTGGAAATTCGTGCCGAAGGGCGATCAGGTCGAAGTGACCTATCAGGTTCACACCGAGCCGGGTGGCAGCGTGCCGTCGATGATTGCCAACAAGTTCGTGGTCGACGCACCGTTCAATACCCTGAAAGCCCTGAAAGAACGCGCCGAGAAGTAA
- a CDS encoding YkgJ family cysteine cluster protein: MKCREGCGACCIAPSISSPIPGMPDGKPAGERCVQLSVENLCSIFGRPERPAVCSGFSADVEVCGNSQEEAIRLLGWWEQMTAA; the protein is encoded by the coding sequence ATGAAATGCCGTGAAGGCTGTGGCGCCTGTTGCATTGCCCCCTCCATCAGCTCGCCGATTCCGGGCATGCCCGATGGCAAACCTGCCGGCGAACGTTGCGTTCAGCTCTCGGTCGAAAACCTGTGCAGCATTTTCGGCCGGCCGGAACGCCCGGCCGTCTGTTCAGGGTTCAGCGCCGATGTCGAAGTCTGCGGAAACAGTCAGGAAGAGGCGATCAGACTGCTCGGCTGGTGGGAGCAGATGACGGCGGCGTGA
- a CDS encoding translation initiation factor 2 encodes MKAIFPAAWVLLCLLMIGHAPAVMAAAVSEKPTAASTVKKPVASKKAVPAKDKQQKKAAPAKKRAPIASKSKSAREVAKTPLPPAKLDLSLPRDMVQQLKPVGAVPLPKREAILPQMFGEKDSGFQLNGRLLSNEMQLQLRNEERREVEGAALDFEFKQ; translated from the coding sequence ATGAAAGCGATTTTTCCTGCTGCCTGGGTTTTGCTTTGTCTGTTGATGATCGGTCACGCGCCAGCTGTCATGGCCGCTGCCGTTTCGGAAAAACCGACAGCAGCCTCCACCGTGAAAAAACCGGTGGCCAGCAAGAAAGCCGTTCCTGCAAAGGACAAGCAGCAGAAGAAAGCCGCCCCGGCAAAGAAACGTGCGCCGATCGCTTCAAAGTCGAAATCCGCCCGTGAAGTGGCGAAGACGCCGCTCCCCCCGGCCAAACTGGACTTGAGCCTGCCCAGGGATATGGTTCAGCAGTTGAAACCCGTCGGTGCCGTGCCGCTGCCCAAGCGCGAAGCGATCCTGCCGCAGATGTTCGGAGAGAAGGACAGTGGCTTCCAGCTCAACGGTCGTCTTTTGAGTAACGAAATGCAGTTGCAGCTACGCAACGAAGAACGCCGTGAAGTCGAAGGCGCGGCGCTGGATTTCGAATTCAAGCAGTAA